One genomic window of Borreliella burgdorferi B31 includes the following:
- the rpsI gene encoding 30S ribosomal protein S9 has product MKKSNFSNVNLSMGTGRRKSSVARVYIREGSGNIKVNNRDFDSYIQLENLRTMALSPLVLTNTLGKYDLYINVYGGGISGQSGAIRHGISRALFKLDESNKMILRSNGFLTRDSRKVERKKFGQKKARKSFQFSKR; this is encoded by the coding sequence ATGAAAAAATCAAATTTTAGCAATGTTAATTTATCAATGGGAACTGGTAGGAGGAAATCTTCTGTTGCTAGAGTTTACATTAGAGAGGGTAGTGGCAATATCAAAGTAAATAATAGAGACTTTGACTCTTACATACAACTTGAAAATTTAAGAACAATGGCTTTATCGCCTTTGGTTTTGACAAATACACTTGGGAAATATGATCTTTATATTAATGTTTATGGGGGAGGGATTTCAGGTCAATCAGGGGCAATAAGGCACGGCATTTCAAGAGCTCTTTTTAAACTTGATGAATCTAATAAGATGATTTTGAGATCTAATGGGTTTTTAACAAGAGATTCAAGGAAGGTTGAACGTAAAAAATTTGGGCAGAAAAAAGCACGAAAAAGTTTTCAATTTTCCAAAAGATAA
- the rplM gene encoding 50S ribosomal protein L13: protein MNKITNNDTIWIKPKTVEKKWYVIDAADRILGKVAVDVVKILRGKHKAYYTPHQDLGDNVIIINASKVKLTGKKYQQKLYYRHSRYPGGLYSDTFRTLSERKPCAPLEIAIKGMLPKGPLGRNLFRNLKVFSGSEHTLKAQNPIKL from the coding sequence ATGAATAAAATAACCAATAATGATACGATTTGGATCAAGCCAAAGACTGTTGAGAAAAAATGGTATGTAATTGATGCAGCAGATAGAATTTTAGGTAAAGTTGCTGTGGATGTTGTTAAAATTTTAAGAGGCAAACATAAAGCTTATTATACTCCCCATCAAGATTTAGGTGACAATGTTATCATTATTAATGCTTCTAAAGTTAAGCTGACGGGGAAAAAATATCAACAAAAACTTTATTATAGGCATTCAAGATATCCTGGAGGTCTTTATTCTGACACTTTTAGAACATTGTCAGAGAGAAAGCCTTGTGCTCCTCTTGAAATTGCTATTAAGGGTATGTTGCCAAAAGGCCCTTTGGGGCGTAATCTTTTTAGAAATTTAAAAGTCTTTTCTGGTTCAGAGCATACTCTTAAAGCTCAAAATCCTATAAAGCTGTAA